In a single window of the Streptococcus ilei genome:
- a CDS encoding rhodanese-like domain-containing protein, translating into MFGWMGYNYFRIRRAAKIVDNAEFEELIRKGQLVDLRDPNEFHAKHILGARNIPSNQLKVSLSALRKDKPVLLYENSRGSRVTNAALFLKKQGYKDIYILSYGLDSWDGKVKTS; encoded by the coding sequence ATGTTTGGCTGGATGGGCTACAATTACTTCCGTATCCGTCGTGCTGCAAAAATTGTGGACAATGCAGAGTTTGAAGAATTGATCCGCAAAGGCCAATTAGTGGACTTGCGTGATCCAAATGAGTTCCACGCTAAGCATATTTTGGGAGCTCGGAATATTCCTTCCAACCAGTTAAAAGTGAGTCTGTCTGCTCTTCGCAAAGATAAACCAGTCTTGCTCTATGAGAACAGTCGTGGGTCCCGTGTGACCAATGCGGCTCTCTTCTTGAAAAAACAAGGCTATAAAGATATCTATATCTTGTCCTACGGTTTGGATTCATGGGATGGAAAGGTAAAGACTAGTTAA
- the murD gene encoding UDP-N-acetylmuramoyl-L-alanine--D-glutamate ligase: MNIIETFKNKKVLVLGLAKSGESAARLLDRLGAIVTVNDGKAFEENPAAQSLLEEGIKVVTGGHPLELLDEDFAVMVKNPGIPYTNPMVQRALEKGIPVLTEVELAYLISEAPIIGITGSNGKTTTTTMIGEVLTAAGQNGLLSGNIGFPASQVAQTATAKDTLVMELSSFQLMGIEAFHPEIAVITNLMPTHLDYHGSFEGYVAAKWAIQKNMTAKDFVVLNFNQDLAKDLAKQTQATVVPFSTQKKVDGAYLEDGVLYFRGEAVMRADQIGVPGSHNVENALATIAVAKLRGIDNQTIQETLSAFGGVKHRLQYVAEIEGVKFYNDSKSTNILATQKALSGFDNAHVILIAGGLDRGNEFDELVPDITGLKKMVILGESAERVKRAADQAGVAYLDATDVADATRKAFEFADAGDIVLLSPANASWDMYANFEVRGDEFLKTVEELKK, from the coding sequence ATGAACATCATTGAAACATTTAAAAATAAAAAAGTCCTTGTTTTAGGATTGGCGAAATCCGGAGAATCTGCAGCACGTTTACTAGATCGCTTAGGAGCCATCGTAACGGTGAATGATGGAAAAGCCTTTGAAGAAAATCCTGCAGCCCAGAGTTTGCTGGAAGAAGGAATCAAAGTCGTGACAGGAGGACATCCTCTGGAACTCTTGGATGAAGACTTTGCGGTGATGGTGAAGAATCCTGGAATTCCATACACGAATCCCATGGTCCAACGGGCCCTTGAAAAAGGCATCCCTGTTTTGACTGAGGTTGAATTGGCTTACCTCATTTCAGAAGCGCCGATCATCGGCATCACTGGTTCAAATGGAAAGACAACCACCACTACCATGATTGGGGAAGTGTTAACTGCCGCTGGACAAAATGGTCTTTTGTCTGGGAATATTGGTTTTCCAGCTAGTCAAGTCGCTCAAACAGCGACAGCTAAAGACACATTGGTGATGGAATTATCTTCTTTCCAATTGATGGGAATTGAAGCCTTCCATCCAGAAATCGCAGTGATTACTAATCTCATGCCAACCCACTTGGATTATCATGGATCCTTCGAAGGTTATGTAGCTGCAAAATGGGCTATTCAAAAGAATATGACTGCCAAGGATTTTGTGGTACTGAACTTTAACCAAGATCTCGCTAAAGATTTGGCTAAGCAAACGCAGGCTACTGTGGTGCCATTTTCAACTCAAAAAAAGGTGGACGGAGCTTATTTAGAGGATGGTGTCCTTTACTTCCGAGGTGAAGCCGTTATGCGAGCAGATCAAATCGGAGTACCAGGTAGTCACAATGTAGAAAATGCTTTAGCTACCATTGCAGTGGCCAAACTTCGTGGCATTGACAATCAAACGATCCAAGAAACCTTATCAGCCTTTGGCGGGGTGAAGCACCGCTTGCAGTATGTGGCTGAAATTGAAGGGGTGAAATTCTACAATGATAGTAAGTCTACCAATATCTTAGCAACCCAAAAAGCCTTGTCTGGATTTGATAACGCTCATGTCATCTTAATCGCTGGTGGCTTGGACCGAGGCAATGAATTTGATGAATTGGTGCCAGATATTACCGGTCTTAAAAAAATGGTCATCCTTGGAGAGTCTGCTGAACGGGTGAAACGGGCAGCGGATCAAGCAGGTGTGGCCTATCTAGATGCGACGGATGTGGCAGACGCAACGCGCAAAGCCTTTGAATTCGCTGATGCAGGCGATATTGTCTTGCTTAGTCCAGCCAATGCCAGCTGGGACATGTATGCGAATTTTGAAGTGCGGGGCGATGAATTCCTTAAAACAGTAGAAGAGTTGAAAAAATAA
- a CDS encoding 16S rRNA pseudouridine(516) synthase, translating to MRLDQLLAHYQIPRKEIKQSLAKRQILVDGLAATKLSQNVDTGLQEVRWKNRVLTDCSHHYFLLHKPQGLVTATKDAQHPTVLDLLRAEDRTPNTYPIGRLDRDTTGLLLLTDNGPLGFQLLHPRYHIEKEYAVTVNGPLEPAHIDRFQEGITFLDGTRCKPAKLKILTSSPKESRALVTLSEGKFHQVKKMFLSVGVKVTALKRVQFGDFTLDSELEEGQYRPLNQDELQIIKNYLENSC from the coding sequence ATGAGATTAGATCAATTACTGGCCCACTACCAAATTCCTCGTAAGGAAATCAAACAGAGCCTGGCTAAAAGGCAGATTCTAGTCGACGGGCTTGCTGCAACAAAATTATCCCAAAATGTCGATACAGGTCTCCAAGAGGTTCGCTGGAAAAATCGGGTCCTTACCGACTGTTCCCATCATTATTTTCTTCTCCACAAGCCCCAAGGGCTGGTGACGGCTACCAAGGATGCCCAGCATCCTACAGTGCTGGACCTCCTTCGAGCAGAAGATCGAACACCCAATACCTATCCTATCGGCCGGCTAGATCGGGATACCACCGGTCTGCTCTTACTCACAGACAATGGACCGCTAGGTTTCCAACTCCTTCACCCTCGATACCATATTGAAAAAGAATACGCAGTAACAGTTAACGGCCCTCTCGAACCCGCTCATATCGATCGTTTTCAAGAAGGGATCACTTTTTTAGATGGGACCAGGTGTAAGCCTGCCAAACTAAAAATCCTTACCTCCAGTCCCAAAGAAAGCCGAGCACTAGTCACCCTGTCTGAAGGGAAATTCCATCAGGTAAAAAAAATGTTCCTCTCAGTCGGTGTCAAGGTCACTGCTCTAAAACGAGTTCAGTTTGGGGATTTTACATTAGATTCAGAGCTAGAAGAGGGTCAATATCGCCCTTTGAACCAAGATGAATTACAGATTATTAAAAACTACTTAGAAAACAGTTGCTAA
- a CDS encoding DUF3165 family protein, with product MVYLIIGILILLFYLFAAPKSIRGTLNVVTLVVLLVSLVILLCLAIFQIFQLPSEFFVGAFLAFVGYLALVDISRLPTKSSKRLDKSE from the coding sequence ATGGTTTATTTAATTATAGGTATTTTGATCCTCCTTTTTTATCTTTTTGCAGCTCCAAAGAGTATTAGAGGAACTCTGAATGTAGTAACCCTGGTCGTATTATTGGTCTCTTTGGTGATTCTGCTTTGCTTAGCAATTTTCCAAATCTTCCAATTACCTTCAGAATTTTTTGTTGGTGCCTTCCTTGCTTTTGTAGGCTACCTGGCCCTTGTTGATATCTCGCGGTTGCCAACCAAGTCTTCTAAACGCTTGGATAAATCAGAATAA
- a CDS encoding YqgQ family protein: MKTLYDVQQFLKKFGIIIYVGKRLYDIELMKIELKRIYDAGLMEKLDYLEAEAVLRREHAQELRYLEEEKEK; the protein is encoded by the coding sequence ATGAAAACCCTGTACGATGTTCAACAATTTCTGAAAAAATTTGGAATCATTATTTATGTCGGAAAACGACTTTACGACATCGAATTAATGAAGATTGAATTGAAAAGGATCTATGACGCTGGGCTGATGGAAAAATTGGATTATCTAGAAGCAGAAGCCGTCTTACGTAGAGAACACGCACAGGAATTACGCTATTTAGAAGAGGAAAAAGAAAAGTGA
- the typA gene encoding translational GTPase TypA, protein MTKLREDIRNIAIIAHVDHGKTTLVDELLKQSETLDARTELAERAMDSNDIEKERGITILAKNTAVAYNGTRINIMDTPGHADFGGEVERIMKMVDGVVLVVDAYEGTMPQTRFVLKKALEQDLVPIVVVNKIDKPSARPAEVVDEVLELFIELGADDDQLDFPVVYASAINGTSSLSDDPADQEKTMAPIFDTIIDHIPAPVDNSDEPLQFQVSLLDYNDFVGRIGIGRVFRGTVKVGDQVTLSKLDGTTKNFRVTKLFGFFGLERREIQEAKAGDLIAVSGMEDIFVGETITPTDAVEALPVLHIDEPTLQMTFLVNNSPFAGREGKWVTSRKVEERLQAELQTDVSLRVDPTDSPDKWTVSGRGELHLSILIETMRREGYELQVSRPEVIIKEIDGVKCEPFERVQIDTPEEYQGSVIQSLSERKGEMLDMVATGNGQTRLVFLVPARGLIGYSTEFLSMTRGYGIMNHTFDQYLPMIPGEIGGRHRGALVSIDAGKATTYAIMSIEERGTIFVNPGTEVYEGMIIGENSRENDLTVNITKAKQMTNVRSATKDQTAVIKTPRILTLEESLEFLNDDEYMEVTPESIRLRKQILNKAEREKANKKKKSAAAE, encoded by the coding sequence ATGACAAAATTAAGAGAAGATATCCGTAATATCGCGATTATCGCCCACGTCGACCACGGAAAAACAACCCTCGTTGACGAATTATTGAAACAATCTGAAACTCTTGACGCGCGTACAGAGTTGGCAGAGCGTGCTATGGACTCAAACGATATCGAAAAAGAGCGTGGAATCACCATCCTTGCGAAGAATACAGCAGTTGCCTACAACGGAACTCGTATTAATATCATGGACACGCCAGGACACGCGGACTTCGGTGGAGAAGTTGAGCGGATCATGAAAATGGTTGACGGTGTTGTTTTGGTCGTAGATGCTTACGAAGGGACTATGCCACAGACTCGTTTCGTATTGAAAAAAGCCTTGGAACAAGACCTTGTGCCGATCGTTGTCGTTAACAAAATCGACAAACCATCAGCTCGTCCAGCAGAAGTTGTAGATGAAGTCTTGGAACTCTTCATCGAGCTTGGTGCGGATGATGACCAGCTTGACTTCCCAGTCGTTTATGCGTCAGCTATCAACGGAACATCTTCATTATCTGATGATCCAGCAGATCAAGAAAAGACTATGGCGCCAATCTTTGACACCATTATTGACCACATCCCTGCTCCGGTTGATAACTCAGATGAGCCTCTTCAATTCCAAGTGTCACTCTTGGACTATAATGACTTCGTTGGTCGTATTGGTATTGGTCGCGTCTTCCGTGGGACAGTAAAAGTTGGTGACCAAGTTACCCTTTCTAAATTGGACGGTACAACCAAGAACTTCCGTGTGACCAAACTCTTCGGTTTCTTTGGTTTGGAACGTCGTGAAATCCAAGAAGCCAAAGCGGGTGACTTGATTGCCGTTTCAGGTATGGAAGATATCTTCGTTGGGGAAACGATTACTCCTACAGACGCAGTTGAGGCATTGCCAGTTCTTCACATCGACGAACCGACTCTTCAAATGACCTTCTTGGTTAACAATTCACCATTTGCCGGTCGTGAAGGGAAATGGGTCACTTCTCGTAAGGTTGAAGAGCGCCTTCAAGCTGAGTTGCAAACAGACGTTTCACTTCGTGTAGACCCAACGGATTCACCAGATAAATGGACAGTTTCAGGACGTGGTGAATTGCACTTGTCTATCTTGATTGAAACCATGCGCCGTGAAGGTTATGAACTTCAAGTATCTCGTCCAGAAGTGATCATCAAAGAAATTGATGGTGTCAAGTGTGAGCCGTTTGAACGCGTACAAATCGATACACCTGAAGAATACCAAGGATCTGTTATCCAAAGCCTTTCTGAGCGTAAGGGTGAAATGTTGGACATGGTTGCAACTGGAAACGGGCAAACTCGTTTGGTCTTCCTTGTTCCTGCGCGTGGTTTGATTGGATACTCAACTGAGTTCTTGTCAATGACACGTGGATATGGAATCATGAACCATACCTTTGACCAATACTTGCCAATGATTCCAGGTGAAATTGGTGGCCGTCACCGTGGGGCCCTCGTTTCTATCGATGCTGGTAAGGCAACAACCTACGCAATCATGTCTATCGAAGAACGTGGTACGATCTTTGTCAACCCAGGTACTGAGGTTTACGAAGGAATGATTATCGGTGAAAACTCTCGTGAAAATGACTTGACCGTTAACATCACCAAGGCTAAACAAATGACCAATGTCCGTTCAGCTACTAAGGACCAAACAGCGGTTATCAAGACTCCTCGTATCTTGACTCTTGAAGAATCACTTGAGTTCTTGAATGACGATGAGTACATGGAAGTAACGCCAGAATCTATTCGTTTGCGTAAGCAAATCCTCAACAAAGCAGAGCGCGAAAAAGCAAACAAAAAGAAAAAATCAGCTGCAGCTGAATAA
- a CDS encoding Dps family protein, whose product MTTIKKEAAKDVATFATISEVSKSLTDTKAVLNQVVADLYVAHIALHQVHWYMRGRGFLVWHPKMDEYMESLDATLDEVSERLITLGGAPYASMVEFLEHSNIQEEKGSFERSMEENLGRVLSIFRYLVSLYQKALDITDAEGDDVTNDIFVGAKAELEKHIWMIAAELGQAPGL is encoded by the coding sequence ATGACAACAATTAAAAAAGAAGCAGCAAAAGACGTAGCAACATTTGCAACAATCAGTGAAGTAAGCAAGAGTTTAACTGATACAAAAGCAGTTCTCAACCAAGTAGTGGCAGATCTTTATGTCGCTCATATTGCCTTGCACCAAGTGCACTGGTATATGCGTGGCCGTGGTTTCCTCGTATGGCATCCAAAAATGGATGAGTACATGGAAAGCTTGGATGCGACTCTTGATGAAGTGAGTGAACGCTTGATTACCTTGGGTGGTGCCCCATACGCTAGCATGGTTGAGTTCTTGGAACACAGCAACATCCAAGAAGAAAAAGGTTCATTCGAACGCTCTATGGAAGAAAATTTGGGACGTGTCCTTTCTATCTTCCGCTACTTGGTAAGTCTTTATCAAAAAGCTTTGGATATCACAGATGCTGAAGGAGATGACGTGACCAACGATATCTTTGTTGGTGCAAAAGCTGAATTGGAAAAACATATCTGGATGATTGCTGCTGAATTAGGTCAAGCACCAGGTTTGTAA